The Mus caroli chromosome 9, CAROLI_EIJ_v1.1, whole genome shotgun sequence DNA window tgtagaccaggctggcctcgaactcagaaatccgcctgcctctgcctcccgagtgctgggattaaaggcgtgcaccaccacgcccggcaattctAGTCCTTAATTATCCCGTTTGTCtgggttttcaattttttaatggttttatttatttacttacttacttacttgtttatttatttgttcacttattTCTTTAGTGTGGgtgggtgttgggggaggggtgtcggCATTATGCCCTGCTACTACATGAGGTCCTTATATTTGAACTGCAACCTCTTCGCCAACAGAACCATCCATCCCTCTAGCCTCGATTCTCAGCTCTTGcaagaacaaaatatattattGGCAGTGACTGGCAAGATAGCTCAACTAGTAAAGGTGATAAGACCAGTGATCTGAATCCGAATTCCATTCCTGGGACTGGTgttgtggaagaagagaactgatttccaTAGGCTGTCCTCCGACCTCCGCTGCtgacatacacacccacacacatgaaagatagataaaatttaaaaggtttttttttcaaagatttatttattattatatgtaagtacactgtagctgtcttcagacacatcagaggagggcatcggatcccattacagatggttgtgagccaccatgtggttgctgggaattgaactcaggacctctggaaaagcggCCAGTACtcttacctactaagccatctctctagtgcctaaaagtactttttaaaaaacaatatttttcttcatttttatcttttctcttccatttctaaaatcttctgggaaagctattgaaagataaataaattttagagcAAAAAGGAAAAACCGAGTCTCTGTGGAAGAAGAGCCTGCAAACCCCACACTTAACTTACTTGGAAGgtggtgatggggggggggtaggtaaGGTCAGCTACACAGACAGCTAAGGCAGTCTAGATAtcgctctctctccctttccctctccctctcccccacctccccaaccccatcttgtttttcaagacagagtttctctgtgtatccctgtctgTCAGGGAACTTGCTTGGTAAACCAGGCCTGCCATccagctcagagatctgcttgcctctacctccccactgctgggattaaagacgtgcaccaccatgcctggctgttggagaccccatctcaacaacaaaaaatgaaccCCATGGCTACAGAGACGAATGCTctgctgcctgtctgtggaataggCACAATTAACAACGTGTCGGGGGAGGggactactgaaaaaaaaaatgtgatgagACAGATAGTGTGACAAAGTGACTAACAGAGAGGAAAAcagcgagacagagagagagagagagagagagagagagagagagagagagagagagagagagcagtgcgCTCTGAAGAGCCCACATTCCAGTGGTAGAGGAATTCAGAAGAAATGGTGGTGGACGGCCATTTCTGCTCCTAATCCTCTAACCTGAGGCAAGCACTGGTAACCTCTCCCGCTACGCTTCCAGAAACAGTATGCTCAGTGTAATGGCAGCTGTCCACAGCCAAGCCACCCCAAATGGAGTCGTTCTGAGTATTTAACGAAGTAGTTAGGACTTTATGAATAAACCCTACGCAGGCCCTGCGTGGTGGTGCCATACCTTTTGCCCCCAGgcgaggcaggagggtctctgagtttgagattagcctgatccacatggtgagttccaggctggcctggaagctgTGATCCTACTTCCTCGGGCTTGCTGGGATAActggtgtgtactaccacacctggccctcTCCTCATCTTGAGAGCTGGAGAAGGTTTAGTCCCAccttttgcctctgtctctctcctcaggTTATTACGTATTCCAGCCGTCATGTCTACAATAACTTGACCGAGGAGCAGAAGGGCCGAGTGGCCTTCGCTTCCAACTTCCTGGCAGGAGATGCTTCCCTGCAGATTGAGCCTCTGAAACCCAGCGATGAAGGCAGATACACCTGCAAGGTGAAGAATTCAGGACGCTATGTCTGGAGCCATGTCATCTTGAAAGTGCTAGGTAAAGTAGGACCCCAAAATAAATGTCTGCCTCCTTTTGctgttgtggtttggtttggtttgattagttagttagttagtttgtttgttttttaagacaggttttgtgtgtgtgtgtgtgtgtgtgtgtgtgtgtgtgtgtgtagccctggctgtcctggaacttactctgtagaaatccaacttgcctctgcctcctgagtgctggacttaaaagcatgcaccaccatcacctggcaaTGCCTGCATCTCAAGTGCTATCTATGAGGAAAGAGACAGCCGCAAGTGGTAAAATCCCCTATGTAATTCTTTGTAGTGCGCACTTAGACATCACCACAAAGAAGCATTTATATTCTAGATTTATAGCAATGTCTACCTTTTCTGAGTCACTGCAGGTTCCAGCGCTGCTAGTAGCAGCTGGGGGCAGAGGATGTTGttagggagagggacagaggaggagagggtgaTCAGGGATCCAGGAGGTGAAGCATGGCTGGATAAATTTCAACTCAAAACTGAATAAAATCAGGCGTGACGGAGAGTTGAATAAAGCGCTAAGTGGGGTGTATTTTTTCTCCTGGCATTTGGAGACTCTCTGACCCATCAATCTTAAATCTTTTTCACCAGTGAGACCATCCAAGCCCAAGTGTGAGCTGGAAGGAGAGCCGACCGAAGGAAGTGACCTGACGCTGCAGTGTGAGTCTGCCTCTGGAACTAAGCCCATTGTGTATTATTGGCAGCGAATccgggagaaggagggagaggatgaaCACCTGCCACCCAAATCCAGAATTGGTAAGCCATCTCCCTGTCAGGCTGCTGAGCCAAAAATATAACGCGGCGTCCACAAATTCCAAATCTTCCTTGTCAGAGGCGCACTAGATGCCCTGGAGCACGCTGCTGAATCTtgtacgtacgtacgtacgtgCGTGCGTGCATACGTGCGTGCGTGAGTGCGTGGTTGTCAATGGCTTGTTTTGTTCTGGCTTGGTTTGATTTGGagtttttgggttttgagacaggttctcatacAGCACcatgtcctagtttgcttttctgttgttgtgatagaACAGTATGTCCAAAAGCTAGTGAAAGAGGGAAGTGTTTATGTCATCTTATTCtcccaggttacagtccatcttTGAGAGAAGTCAGAGAGGAAGGCAAGttaagaacctggaggcaggaaccattGTCAAACCCTACttactgactctctctctctctctctctctctctctctctctctctctctctctaaatcatgctcagctagcttacttttttttggttgttgcttggttggttggttggttggtttttttgtttttttccagacagggtttctctatgtagccctggctgtcctggaactcactctgtagaccaggctggcttcgaactcagaaatccgcctgcttctgcctcccaagtgctgggattaaaggcatgcaccaccattgcctgctcagctagctttcttatacagcctggACCCTCCCACCTAGGGATGGTGCCGCACACAGTGACCTGAGccctcctcccacatcaatcattaatcaagacaatttTTCACAGCCATGCCCAGAGGCCAGTCTAATCTGGAATGTTActtgttccctcttcccagatgtgtcaatttgacaattaaaaactaaccagcacaggtCTATTCTCAACCCTTTGCCTGAGATCAAATGTgaggtcttgtgtagcccaggctagccttgaacaacTGATCCTTTAGCTTCCACCTCTAAAGTGCTGGGCTTACACACACGCACTACCCCCATGCCCAGTGTGAACCTCACttgctgttattgttttatttttaagacagggtgtcatgaagcccaggctgacatATAACTtcctatatagccaaggatggttttgaactctggattgttctgtctctgtctcccagttgctgggattacagggaatTAACAACATGACTGAGTTGCTGTTAAACctcttgaatttcatttttcatttgtaaactCAGACcgtaataacaacaaaacccatttctttatttaaatggcacggaaatgggggggggcaggctTTATTTGAATTAACTGGTTTAGTATCTAGTATCCACTAACtattctccatctttttttttccttttggttctgACTGTGGATTGGACCTAGGACCTTGTATACATATCCCCTTCTCCACAGACTCTCAGGAAGTTGTGCAaaacagccttgaactcactttgtaacccaGTTAGGACTATGACTGGTAATGTTATgtatgcctcagcctcccaaatagctACAGGTCCTTTGTTCCCGATGTTTTGTAGTTCCTGAGGATGCACAACAATTTCAGATAATATCTCCCCATTCCCCATGCTCCAAAACAGGATCTTCTCTGTCAGTTCATCCCATCCAACCATTTGACATCACAGGTCTGTGATGCTCATCAATAAACAACAGAGATGCTGTTGTGGAGGGGATTTGCCATCTCGATTTCTGCTCCTACAGATTACAACAACCCTGGCCGAGTCTTGCTGCAGAATCTCACCATGGCCTCCTCTGGGCTTTACCAGTGCACAGCAGGCAACGAGGCTGGAAAGGAGAGCTGTGTGGTACGGGTGACTGTACAGTGTGAGTATCTCGGGGTTGTCTTTCTTTTACGATGGAGATTAAAAACCCAGGACCTTTAGAATGATAGCCACTGAGCTAAACCCCCCAACTTCCCAAtaatgacttttttgttgtttcatttaaaatttgtattgttACATTGCAGTTTAGTATAAGATGTTTTAGTCGTGAATAAAAGTAAGGTCAAGGTCAAAGTCTTCGTTTCTAGAAGACCATTTAATGATTTTTGTCTGGGTGTATAGTTACCAATGTGAATTAGCCAGTCCTCTGGACTAGAAGCAAACTATGGAGCTGGGAATTTGGTTCAGTGGGATAGCCCCTGCATGGGTAGCTCCCTCAGTAGGAtgccagcaccaccaccaccaccagacacacacacacacacacacacacacaaaagtgtgtgcatacactgagagagacagagacagacagagactctagagacagaaacagagaccgGGTGAGTTTAGAGATACACACTGCAATCCTCAAGTTTACAAGGTGAAAGCCAGATAACGGAAGTTGAAGATCatctccccccccaccaccacccccctacACACAGAAGTTTAGAGCTAATCAAAGCTACataaaagcctgtctcaaaaaatattaaaacggggctggagggatggctcagtggttaagagcactggctgctctccagaggtcctaagttctgttcccagaaaccacatggtggctcacaaccatctgtaatgggatccaatgtcttctgatgtgtttgaagacagagacagtatactcacatacattaaataaataaatcttttaaaaaatatattaagccgggcagtggtggcacacgcctttaatcccagcactcgggaggcagaggcaggaagatttctgagttcgaggccagcctggtctacaaaagtgagttccaggacagccagggctatacagagaaaccctgtctcgaaaaaNNNNNNNNNNNNNNNNNNNNNNNNNNNNNNNNNNNNNNNNNNNNNNNNNNNNNNNNNNNNNNNNNNNNNNNNNNNNNNNNNNNNNNNNNNNNNNNNNNNNNNNNNNNNNNNNNNNNNNNNNNNNNNNNNNNNNNNNNNNNNNNNNNNNNNNNNNNNNNNNNNNNNNNNNNNNNNNNNNNNNNNNNNNNNNNNNNNNNNNNNNNNNNNNNNNNNNNNNNNNNNNNNNNNNNNNNNNNNNNNNNNNNNNNNNNNNNNNNNNNNNNNNNNNNNNNNNNNNNNNNNNNNNNNNNNNNNNNNNNNNNNNNNNNNNNNNNNNNNNNNNNNNNNNNNNNNNNNNNNNNNNNNNNNNNNNNNNNNNNNNNNNNNNNNNNNNNNNNNNNNNNNNNNNNNNNNNNNNNNNNNNNNNNNNNNNNNNNNNNNNNNNNNNNNNNNNNNNNNNNNNNNNNNNNNNNNNNNNNNNNNNNNNNNNNNNNNNNNNNNNNNNNNNNNNNNNNNNNNNNNNNNNNNNNNNNNNNNNNNNNNNNNNNNNNNNNNNNNNNNNNNNNNNNNNNNNNNNNNNNNNNNNNNNNNNNNNNNNNNNNNNNNNNNNNNNNNNNNNNNNNNNNNNNNNNNNNNNNNNNNNNNNNNNNNNNNNNNNNNNNNNNNNNNNNNNNNNNNNNNNNNNNNNNNNNNNNNNNNNNtagaccaggctggccttgaactcagaaatccgcctgcctctgcctcctgagtgctgggtttaaaggagtgcgccaccatgcccggcacaaaacatttaaaaaaaaaaaaattatttatgtatgagtacactgtaactatcttcagacacaccagaagagggcatcagaccctattacagatgtttgtgagccaccgtgtggttgctgggaattaaactcaggactctggaagcagttagcactcttaaccactgagtcatcccttcaggccccccaccccatcccctgcaCTTAAAACTTCTTAGTCTCAGTTTCTGCAAGTGGCCTAGCTGGGAAGTCAGGCTCACTGTCTCCTCAGGAGACGTTACACAGAGCGTCTGTCACCTGTGCTGCACACGTGGCAAgacctggaggctggaggctaGCCCTCTAAAATGGCTCCCAGTGGCTGTTGGGTGCAGGCCTTCTTTCTTCACATAggctctcaaaaaataaataaataaaaacaaaacaaaacaaaaaacaaattcacagcTGGCTTCCCTCATGATCTGAAAGTTCAAGCCCCCTCTCCCCCAGCTTCTTGATGAGATACGTCCTGACACAGGCATTTGAGATGTAGAGACTTGAGAACTAAGAATTGTACTGATTTTGTATAACCCAAGTCTCATATGTGACCTGCCATCACTTCTGATCACGCCTGTATTTCATTTACTACAAGTGAATCATGGGCAGTAAGGGTGTTCAGGCAGATAAGGCTCTTTGGCACCAAGCCTAATGGTCTGAAGGTCTATGTCCAGGACTcacgtggtggaaggaaggaaacaacttCCTTTAGTTGTCCTGTGGCAGCCAccggagagtgggggaggggggggggcacgTGCCTACCcagcaccaccccaccccaccccacatgcagcacacaaaataaataaataaatatagaagaaaaaaaaaaaaaaaacaaccaaccaaaaactaCTTCATCacttaatgaaagaaagaactgTTAAGATGTTAAAACTGGTCCAAAGGCCACTTGAGACATTAGATTAGGGACAAAGACACTTTAACTTGGAGATTGTGAAGCTTGCTGGGGCAGGCAGCAAAATAGTTAATGTGATTAATAGTTAATCTGTGATTTCTGTGGTCGGTCACCTGTTTAACTGGAGTAGGAATCTTTCTGCCGTAAGTTGCCATCATGGAGTTACAAATTGTCAGGTACTTCTACCCTTTCAAGTATCAGCTGTCTTACAAATTTAACAAGGTCTTCACTGAAAACGTATGAGCTGGCTTTCGTGTCAACTGAACATCTGTCCTTTTTATTTCAAGCTATGGTGTTAGTAAAAATCTTGAAGTCAGGAGGATCATAGATTCAAAATCAGTCTGGGCTATAAACCAAGGCTGggtttcaaacacacacacatacacacacccataaataataataataataataccagtTATTAGGAAGGTTATGtattgaaacaacaacaaaaagaatggttCTTTAGCCTGGTGCTacatatctataattccagtacttaggaggtgGAAGTAGAAAGATCCAGAATTCAATGTCATTCTCTTATAtaaagaatttgaggccagtctaggctacttGAAACCTTgcttcaaagaaatattttttaaataaaggagaaatGGGGTGGGGAGAGCTAAATACTGCTATATTCTTGGCCAGTATAAATTCTAGCTCCTTTTATTATTGTCTGTAcactggaaaagagaaaatatagtgTAGTGGAACTTCAGAGAGCACGTAAACCCTGAGTGCACGTTCTGGTAGAATGGCAAGTGATTGTGTCCTTGTAAAGGGCATcatgggtagagagatggctcagtggttaagaggtcctgagttcaatcgccagcaaccacatgctggctaacaaccatctataatgggatctgatgccctcttctggcatgcaagtgtacatgcagataaagtatgtatgtatgtacatacgtacgtatgtatgtatatgtatatatgataaataaataaatctttattttaaaaatggtaagTAGCATCATAGTCTTAGACCAGTCATGGCTTCCTGCTGCCTCTTAGACCCAGAGACTAACTTGACAGATTACTCTTCCTGTTTTAGATCCCTAGTGAAGTAAAATTCCATTTATACTGACTTCTTCTATACctcattttgtttctgaaactCTCCCTACTTTCATTGTTGCTGTGATATGTTGACTGGTGTTGAGGTTTTCTGGGTTTGTGGGGAAAGGAAGGTGTAGGGAACTAGAACCCAGAGCCTGGCATGTTCTAAGCAAGCAGTCAGCTTTCATCTTTCTGTGGCAAAGTCTTCAATGTAGCTGAAGCTGGACTTCAAACTCAGGAATTCCTCCTGCCTCgacttcccaaatgctgaaattacagtGTTCCCACCAACTGGACATCCCCATTGTTCTGTAGTGTTTTGTTATACTAGTGTGCCTCAATTACAAATCCATCCTATtgatacattgtgtgtgtgtgtgtgtgtgtgtaaaatttttcttattattgagacagggtctcactgtgcagcccagaaCTTCAATAGACTTTCTATATAGCCAAAGATGgattcaaactcacagcaatccccctgcctctgcctccatatgctgagattataggcatgtgccaccatgcctgttatCTATTCTATTTAACTGTAGATTGAGAAATGCATTTCACTATATTGAGCAACATTTCTGTGAATTTATCGTTTAGATATTTTTCCAAaagcatgcaaacatacatggaattttttttaaagatttatttattatatgtaagtacactgtagctgtcctcagacactccagaagagggcgtcagatcttgttacagatggttgtgagccaccatatggttgctgggacttgaactccggatctttggaagagcagtcgggagctcttacccactgagccatctcaccagccccatacatggaaattaatgaaatattttgattGTGAAAAAGTAAAGACAGCGGTAATTTCCATTAGTAGATAATCCATTCGGAGTGTATATTGGGGGTGGGGCCATAAGGAAAAGAACATTCCTGAACTGAATttgtttacataaaataaatcccaaagccagtgagatggcccagccgTAGGTGCTTATTGCCTAGCCCCGTGACCTTAATTTGACTACAGgaatccacatgatggaaggaaagaacagattcatgcaagttatcctctgacccctACACACTCACAAAGGAataaacacatagaaaataaataaataaatgtaatgataaaataagataaactCTAGCTTTTCAAGAACCTAGCAATAGCTAAAGTCCAATCTCtttccaaaatatatatacatatatatgtgtgtgtgtgtgtgtgtgtatgatgatggttgcacacacctttagtccaaacactcaagagacagaagcaggtacatctctgagttcaaagccagcctggtcttaagagcaagttccaggacagccagggctacagagaagccctgtctcaaagagggaaacaaacaaacaaacaaaaagataggcATGgtaggtggtgcacacctttaaccccacattccagaggcagaagcaagaggatttcTGTAAGTGAGGACAGGGTAACttatataatgagttcaaggccaccgaAGACActatcttggggggggggtagataaAAGGTAAATTTTTATAGTAAGAGACCATGTCGTTTATAAAAATAGGCAGCTCAAGAGTCAAGAACTTTCTGTTGGTAGACAACACTTTCAGAACAGAAGCTGCATCCTTGTACCAGCCTCTGTGCACATCAGGTCCAGCCTGGTCCACTCACTGTCATCTGTGGCTTGCACCGTCAGAAGCATCCTGACTTGTATCCTTGCTTCCTGTTCTCCATTTCCCCCCAGAACAGCCACAGTGTGCTGTCTTCACTGTAACACGAGCCATGCAACTCCTCTGTTGCTTCTATAGTGAAATGCTTGCCTGGCCCATGAGGACCCATGGGAGTGGtcccttcctgtcactgtgacttcATCTCCCTACGCTTTCCCTTGTTCATTGTGCTCcagacacactcacattcacCTCACCCTCTGTACCTTCTGGAGCGCTGTCTCCAGTTCACCACAAGATGGTCCTGTCTTTTGTATTTCAACTTGAACACCACTTTCCCAAACTGAGACTGTAGTCCCCTATTCTCTTTCTAAGCTGCCAGTTGTACACTTTTGCCCTCACATGTCCACTGTCCGAAATTATTTGCATCTATTCTTTATTGCTTTTCCCTTTTGTGGAGTGCAAACTCAAAAACAGAGAAACTCTTATTGAACTTTACAAGACTGCTGGCTTAAATGGGCACTTAACAAATATTTAGCATGTGTCATAGCCAAATGAGAACAAATATgttactaaataaaaatttacctTGAGTTCAGAGTTTGAGAGTCACCGGCAGTCACACACAGAATTGTATGCTGTGGgctatattctattttattttactgttagaGAGGGGCACTTAGATAAAGAGAGGCAGAGCTAGAAGACTGCCCAGAAGGATTCTATGAAGGTTGAATTTTTTTTGTACACGACACAATAACTTTCCTAGCCTGTTTTATCATGTGAACCAAGACAGACGTAGTCACTAAAATCTAAGCAAACCAGTAAAGTGGTTCAGTCACTTCAGCTTGCAAGAATATGGAAAGGCACAGTCACAGCATGCGAGGGTTGCTGGGTGTGGTCTGGAAGCCACCCTGTCCGGGCTTCTGTCCTGTTTCCGAGCTTATGTTTGACGGTACTTCTGTCTGTGTTTCCGAGGAAACAGATGTGCAGAGCAttggcatggtggcaggagcagtgACAGGCATAGTGGCAGGAGCCCTGCTCATTTTCCTCCTGATATGGCTGCTAATACGAAGGAAAAGCAAAGACAGATACGAGGAAGAAGACAGACCTAATGAAATCCGGTAAGCTTCCCTATTTGTGCAAACTCTCTTTACAGGCCAATTCCATAGTAACCAGTCAATATCATCCCGTAGGTCCCTGCATTATTAACCTCTTCAAAGGGTTATCCTAGCAAGTAGGAAATTACAGTCTGGGGACAGGAGATGTGATTCACTTTATTGTGAAACTATCCTTGTCCTGGCTTGCTTCTTGTTGCTATGGCAAAGGACATGAGCAAAAGCAGCCtggaaagaaaagggtttatttccccCTACAGCTTACAGTCCCTTACAaagggaaggcaggaaaggaattcaaggcaggaaaagaattcaaggcaggaagctgggggtgccaactgaagcagaggccatggaggggcgctgcttactggtttgctcctcacagcctgctttctaatagaacccagcACCGCCttcccaggagtggcaccacccacaagagcaGTACTCTCAGACAGCCATCATTAGTCCAGAAAAAAagccccacagacttgccaaccagccattctgatggagacatttcttcagctgaggctccctccctctctccggatgactctagcttgtgtcatgcTAACAATCAACCAGCTTAAGTCTCAACTTTACCTCTGATTCACTTCCACTTAGCAAGGGTAGATAATGAAAAGGGTACAACCCACAGGACATGAAAGGGTTGAAACCCCCAAATCAAAGCAATTCTATCAAAGCAAATCAAAGTCTCCTGTTGAGCTGTATCATCCTGGTGCAACTGGCTTAACCTCTCTGGCAGTCAGTCAACAAACATTTTCCTAAACTGAGCATTAAGTCT harbors:
- the Clmp gene encoding CXADR-like membrane protein, whose protein sequence is MSLFFLWLVSYYVGTLGTHTEIKRVAEEKVTLPCHHQLGLPEKDTLDIEWLLTDNEGNQKVVITYSSRHVYNNLTEEQKGRVAFASNFLAGDASLQIEPLKPSDEGRYTCKVKNSGRYVWSHVILKVLVRPSKPKCELEGEPTEGSDLTLQCESASGTKPIVYYWQRIREKEGEDEHLPPKSRIDYNNPGRVLLQNLTMASSGLYQCTAGNEAGKESCVVRVTVQYVQSIGMVAGAVTGIVAGALLIFLLIWLLIRRKSKDRYEEEDRPNEIREDAEAPRARLVKPSSSSSGSRSSRSGSSSTRSTGNSASRSQRTLSSEAAPQQPGLAPQAYSLIGPEVRGSEPKKVHHTTLTKAETTLSTTPSQSKAFQTV